In Magnetococcales bacterium, the genomic stretch GTGATCGGGATCAACGCCGCCACACGCACCGCTTTGGCCGGCGAGAATGTCAATCTGGGTCTGGTGCCGGTGGGTGATTTCGATACCCGGGCCAGCACCTTGGTGAATACCCTGATCACCGGCAAGGTGCTGGCCTCCGGGAGTACCCTGGCGGCTGCGGCTGCGGTGATGCCCTTGATGCGAGAGATCAAGACCCAGATCGACGCCACCCGCATCGGCACCCTGGAAATCACCTCGGGGGCCGAGTCGGTGCTGGCGGATGGCAAGATCCGGGTGCTGGTGCAGGTCAAGGCCAAAACCACCACCGGCAAGGCCATGGGAGGTGGACAGGTCCACTTTGAAACCACCGCCGGAACCTTCGGCAATGAAACCAACCCCTGTCTGGAGACGGCGCTTCCCACCACCGCCTCGGACAAGACCACCGATGTGACCGGAGTGGCCTATCTGTTTCTCACCCCCCGGTGTCAGGCGGCCAATGCCAAGGTATCCGCCTCGTTGGGGGGCATGATTGTTTCCACTTATGTGAAATTCATCGCCGGGGCCGCTTCGGCGACCTATTCGTCGTTGGCGGTCTCCCCGTCGGCGTTGCTGGCGGATGGCAAATCCACCGCCACGGTGACGGTCACCTTGCGGGACGCCTACAACAATCCGGTGGCCGACGGCACCACGGTCACCTTGTTGACCGATTCCGGCAGCGTGCAGGGGGGATCCGCGTCGTATACCACCTCCGGATTGGCCACCTTCACGTTCATCGCCGGTTCCAATGTGGGGGATGCCCACCTGACCATCAGCGAGTATGCCTTCCTGTCCCGAACCATCACCCTGACCCCCTCTTCGATTTCGACCATTACCTACAATGGAGTGTTCATGGGCTCCACGGTGGTGGGGGTTCACTACAAGGCGGAACTCAACGGCTTGGTCAAAGAAGGGGAGACGGATTCGGAAGGCAAGTTTCAGTATTTTTCCGACGGTGTGGCCTTCAGTCCGGTGACCTTCTCTGTGGGGGGAGTGGTGCTGGGCACCGTGACCCCTTCCCAGACCACCGGGGCCTATCTGATGAGCGTGCATGATCTGGTGAGCGCCTCGGATGTGGATGTGGAGAGCAAGGCCACCAACATTCAGCGGTTTCTGAGCACCATCAACACGTCAACGGACAGCGCCGTGCTGCTGGTCTCCGCCGCCGCCCGCGCCGCTTTGGCCGCGGAGAGCGTCCGGTTGCACGAACTGCCTGTGACCGGGTTCGACGCCAAGGCCCAGACTCTGGTCAATACCCTGATCGCCGCCGGTCAACTGGCGTCGGGCACCACCCTGGCCACAGCCGGCAGTGTCAGCGCCCATTTGCGGGAGACCAAAAGCCAGATCGATGCCGCGCGCATTCAGAAATTGGTGATCGAGGCGGGGGCGGATACGGTGCTGGCCGATGGCAAAACCCGGGTGGTGGTGCAACTCAAGGCCACCGGACTGGACGGCAAGGCGCTGGTGGGGGGATTGGTCCATCTGGAAACCACGGCGGGAACCTTCGGCAGCGAAAGCAATCTGTGCCAGGAGTCCACCACCGTGACCCAGACGATGGACAAGATCACCGATTCCAAGGGCATGGCGTTTGTCATGCTCACCCCCCGTTGCCAGACCGGCAACGCGGTGGTTTCCGCCTCCCTGGGCGGGGTGATCGCGATGAAAACCATCCAGTTCATTCCCGGACCCGCCACGGTGGGCAACTCTTCCATTCTGGTCAATCCCAAAACCCTGCCCGCCGATGGCAAGTCCAAGGCCACGGTGACCATTGCGTTGCGGGATGCCAACAACAACCCGGTGAAAGATCAAACCGCCGTGACCCTGCTGACCACCTCCGGCACCATTGAAGGCGGTTCGGTTGGTTACACCCTGTCGGGACGGGTCTCGTTTTCCTTGCTGGCCGCTCAGACCAGTGGCAGCGCCACATTGACCATCAGCGAGTATGGATTCCTGTCGGAAAGTGTCACCATGGGTGTGGTCTCTTCCACCGGAGGCAAACCCAATTCGATTCAGATGTCGGCGGGATTGCAACACATCTTCGTGCGGGGGGTGGGCAAGACGGAAAATGTCGGCATCGCCATCCAGGTACGTGACGATGTGGGCGATCCCCTCAACGAGGCGGCGTTGAATTATCCGGTGGGATTCAATAATCTGCGGGTCACCCTCAAGACCCGCCCCCAGGGGGGGGAAACCATCGCCGGTATCGGGCGCAAGGCCGATGCGGTCGTGTCCGGGGATGTGGAGACCAAAAAAAGTTCGGAAACCTCCAACGAAATCCTGGTGCGCACCACCAACGGTTCGGCCACCATCACCCTGACCTCCGGGGTCAGGCCGGGATTGGTGGAGTTTCAGGTGGACGCTTTGGATGTGAATGGCTCCACCCGACTGGCTAGCGCGGTTTCGCCGCTGGTCTCCATCGCGTCGGGTCCGCCCCACACCATCGCCTTGACCGAGGCTTACAAGGAAGGCATCGTGAATCTCAAGGATTACGGTCGTGGCGGGGTCTATTGCCGTCAGGGGTCGGTGCTGGTGACGGATCGCTACGGCAATGCGGTGCCGGATGGCACCACGGTCTCCCTGGGCCTGATCGACGCGGTGCTGGCCTCCTCGTCCACGGGCAGCATCACGGTGGATTCGGAGTATCTCACCGATGCCAATGTCGCCTTCGATCAGGCCGGTGTGGATCAGTCCGGCTTGACCAGACGGATTCAGGCCGGGGATCTGGTGTTGATCGAACGGGGGGTCGAGGCCCAGGACCGGCGGCGTTTCGTGCTTTCCCGTCCCACCGCCTCCGCGTCGAGCAAACTGCAAACCAATGCCAATTATCGGGTCAACTCCGCCAATGTGACCACCACGGACGCGGATTACAAAACCTCGATTGCGGATCTGACCTATTATGTCGGCGCTTCCTTGCGGGGGGGAGCCATTCACGGTTATGCCGGCCAGCAGGGGTGTGACCCGGCCCAGTTGACCACCGGAGTGGCCTCCACCACCGGCGGTGTCGCCGCCTTGCGGGTGACCTATCCGGCCAATCCGGATGTGATCCAGTTGGGCTGTTTCGGATATGCCAATGAGGTCTACAGCAATACCGACACCCGTTTTCCCAACCGTTCGGGACAGGTGATGATCCTGGCGTCGTCCAACGAAACCAATGACGTGAACGAAAGCGGCGCCACCTTGATCTCCAAGGGCCGATTCTGTTATCTGCCGGTGAGTCCGGCGACCCTGACTCCGTTGCCCGCCAGTCTGGGCAAGGATAGCACCTCCTTCGAGATCGTTTTGCAAGATGAAGGTCTGGTGCGGGTGCCATTCGTGGAGGTGGAGTGCAGCGCCGTGGAAACCAGTGACATTTCCAAGACCCTGAGTATCCAGATCGCCACCCCCGTCAAGAAGATGACCGATCTGAACGGGAGCGCCGCCTTTGGCGTGACCATCACCGGAGGCGGTGGGGCGACCCCGGATACCGGAACCATCACCTGCAACAGCAAGAGTTCGACGATTTCCGGAACCGTGACCATTGGCGTCTCTGTGCCTTGACAAGGATGATCACGGCACACATGAATCTGAATCTGAAATTGGATCTCACTCTTCCACCCTGGATGCGGGGGGTTTCCACAGCGTTTTCCGATCCGGTGGGGCGCCTGCGGGGGCGGTTGGGCAAAAAAAAGGCCGAAGGATTGGCCGCGCTTTACGCCACGGTGGATGGAGTGGGATTGATTCATCTCACCGCAGGGGAGGAAGGGCGGCCCCGGGTGAATGTGTGCGTGTTTCAGCCGGTGGCCAAGGGGCAGTCGCCGGGACGGGTGGCCCAGGGCATGGTCAAGGCGTACAAATTGGAAAAGGCCCGCTTTGTCGGGGTGTTGGATCGGGGCTCTTACATGCTGATTCCCGCCGATGCCCCGGACCTGCCCCGGGAGGAGTGGGCGGCGGCCATGAAGTGGCGTATCAAGGATCAGATCTCTTTTCCTGTCACCCAGGCGGTGCTGGAGGTGTTCGACATCCCGGGCAATACCCCGGATGCGGATTCCGGGCGCATTTATGTGGCGGCGGCCAAGGATGGGGAGGTGCGGCGTCACGTGGCGCTGTTCCACGAGGCGGGGGTGAATCTGATCGCTTTGGATATACCGGAGTTGGCCCTGCTCAACCTGATGGGCGGATTGGTGGATGAGCGGGAAGGCATGGGATTGCTCCATCTCGAACGCAAAAGCGGTCTGGTGATGATGGTCAAGGGGGGATGGTTCTATCTGGCCCGGCGCATCGAAAACGGGTTGGATACCTTGATGGACTCTTTGGAACCGGATGGCTCGGGTGTCTCCGATGCCCCCTTCATGGATCGGATCGCGCTGGAAACTCAACGCACCATGGACTATTTTGAAAGCCATTACAGTCAGGCGGCGGCTTCCACCCTGTATGTGGTTCCCTTGCCCACCCCGGTGGAAGGATTCCGCCAGGCGTTGGCCGAACGCCTCGGCATGCGAATCAAATATTTGCCTTTGCAAGAGATTCTTGAGATTCCCGCAGGAATCGTGGAAGCCGATCTGGTTCGTGCCCTGCCGGCCATCGGCGCGGCCATGCGGGAGCGCGCGGTGGAATCATGAGTTTCCAACAGGTCAACTTCTATCAAGACCTTTATCGTCCCCGGTTCGATCCGTTGGCCGCCCGTACCCTGGTACGGTTCACGATCGGTCTGGCGGGGGTGTTGGTGTTGTCTGCCGGGATGTTGCAATGGTATTTGTCCGGGGAACGGTCTGGGATAAAACGGTTGCAACTCAACAAGGACACCCTGACGGCGCGGGTGGCGGAACTGGGTGCCCAATATCCGGTACAGTCCGCGTCGGAGTCGTTGACCCGGACCATCGGGGAGTTGGAAAATGAAAAAAAACGCAAATCCCGCATGGTGGCTTTGCTGGGCGAGGGAAAGATCGGCAATACCACTGGGTTTGCCTCGCTGTTCCGGGAGTTGGCCCACTCCCGCACCGAAGGGGTTTGGTTGACCGGAATCGGGGTGTTCGAGGGGGGGGGGCAACTGCTGATCGAAGGCGCGGCGCATCAGAACCGGTCGGAGCAGATTCCTTTATGGTTGCAGGCGTTTACCCGGCGTGCGATCTTTGCGGGTCGGACTTTTGGCCATTTGCGGATCGAGCCGGTGAAAGAACATCCGGAATGGTTGCATTTTGACCTCAAGACCGATCCGGACAAGAGTCTGGATCGGTTCTGGGAGGAGAAAAAGGACGAGGGAAAGGGGCCTCCGGTGCTGCAAAAGGCGAAAAAAGGGATGGAAGAGGCCCGGGATGATATGAAAAAAGTCAATCCCCTCAAGTCTCCCCCGGGTGCCCAGTCGGATGGAAACAAGGGGGCCAAACCATGAAAAAGGGAGGCGCCGATCCGAGGAAAAGCTGGGAAACCCTGTTGGCCAAGGTGGATCGTCTCTCCCGGCGGGAGCGGATGCAATTGGTGGTGATGCTGGTGGTGGTGCTGGGTGCGGGCTGGTTTCAGGGGGTGCTGGAACCCTTTCGCAAGGAGCAGATCCTGTTGCGCAAGCAAAAGAGTCAAGTAGAGAGCGGTCTGCGGGAGATGACCGCCTTGGAACAGGAGGTGCTGGCCCGCAAGGACAAGAAGCCCGACCAGTTGGCCAATGAGCGCATCGCAGCCCTCAAGCGGGAGTTGGCGACCTTGGATCAGCAGTTGAGCACGGGGGTGGTCGGCATGGTCACTCCCCCCGAGATGATCCAGGCGCTCAAAGGAATGTTGACCCCGGACAGCGGTTTGAAGCTGGTCTCTTTGGAGGCTGGAGCCCCCCTGGATCTGCTGGCCGGGGATGACTCCGGTGGCGCGGTCTATCAACACAATCTGGTGTTGCGTTTTTCCGGCGCCTTTCCCGACGTGTTGAAATATCTGCAAGATTTGGAACATCTGCCCTGGAAGCTGTTCTGGGATGGCGTCGAGTTCGCCGTGGCGGATTTTCCCAAGTCTTATGTCAGTTTGCGCATTCACACCTTGAGCCTGTCCACCGATCTGGTGGGTGGGACATCCCCCTGATTTCTCTCCAAGATTCTTTTGTTTCGGCTTGCACTTTCCCCGGGCGGTCCAGATTCGTTTTCCCACGCCACAAACGGTGAAAAGATGGATGATTCATCAACTAAATTTGCAATTTATGCAAGTTTTAGATAACACTGAATTATCTTCTTATGTCTATGGGTCGCACGTTGGGAAGTATGGCAGTATGAGAAGTATGGATGGTGTCGAGAAGGAATAGGGGCTAAATTTATGAATTTATTCTTTTTTTATAAGCTTAGACGTGGTCTTTTGTTGTTTTTGAATTCTTTTATTGTTTTGTGGATGATGGTCATTGCCGGTCGTGTTTCAGCCGGGACTGACGAGTCGGGTGGTGTCTATCGCTTTGGTGTGCTGCCTCAGCGCAGTGCCGTGTTGACGGCACAATACTGGAATCCCATTCTGGAGCATGTTTCCCGACAGGCCGGAATCCGTTTATTGCTCAAAACCGTCCGCACCGCGCCCGAATTCAATCAGGCTTTGGAGCGGGGTGAGTATGATCTGGTCTATTCCAACACGGTTTTTCAGCCCCGCTTGAGCGCCAGCGATTACCGGGTGATTCTCAAACCCCGTGCGGCGGCCATTCGGGGGCAGCTTGTCACCCTGGAGGAGTCCGGGATTCACACCGTGGAGGCGTTGAAAGATCAGGCCGTGGGATTTCCCTCCAAAGGGGCCTTTGTGGGGTATGCGGTGTCCATGGATCATCTGTTGCGCCTGGGCATTCCAGTGCAGGCGGTGTTCGGCGGCAATCAGGAAGGAATCATGGGACAGCTCAAGGCCGGCAAAGTGATGGCGGCGGGTGTCAACAGCGAATTGATGCATTTTTTTTCCCAGAGGGAAAATGTTCGTTATCGGGTGTTATGGGAATCGGTTCCGTTTGAAAATTTGCCCATCTCGGTGCTTCCCCGTGTCGCGCCGGAGGTGATCGGGGACATCCAGCGGGTCTTCGCCGGCATGCACGACACCCCCGAAGGACAACGAATTCTGGAAAACAGCGCCGCCATCATCAAACAGCACCCGCCCTTTGGATTCTTGCCCGCCAGTCAGGAAAATTATCGCAACTATGTCGAATTCTACCGGACCACTTTGGTCCAGGATATCGAGTAGACCCATGGCGCCGGTCACGGGGTTCTGGGATCGACTGCCGTTTGTGGGACGTCTGCTGATCACGACCACTTTGGCGTTGGTGATCGGCGGATCCACCTTGATTTACACCTCGGCGCAGCGGGACGCGGTAGAGGCCCGGGAGGATCTGCGTATTTTCCTGGAAGCGTCGTTGCACACCTTGCCGGCTGCGGTGGCGGAACTGTTGGTGATCGGGGATTATTCCGCTTTGCAGCAGACCTTGGAGCGTTATTTGACCCATCCGGATGTGGTGCGGTTGCGGTTTCGGGATCCGTCGGGTTCCGTGGTGGAGGCGACTATGGGGGAGCAGGCTTTGCAGGCTCCGGTATGGTTCAAGGATTGGATGGGGCTGGAGACCATCGCCGGTCATCGCGACACTGTGGTGGGGGGGCGAGACTATGGGCGTCTGGAGATCGAATTGAGCGCCCATGTGGCCATCAACCGGTCATGGGCGCGGTTGCGGGATTATTTATGGATCGTGGCCTTGGCGGTGATGCTGGATTTCATCGGCATCTGGCTGGTGCTGCGCAGCGGATTGCGTCCTTTAGCCGATCTGGAGGCGGGGAGCCGGGCGTTGGCCCTGGGGCAGTTTGCCATTCGTCTGCCGGTTCATGGCAGTCCGGAACTGCGTCAGGTGATTCAGGGTTTCAATGGCATGGTGGACGCGGTTCAACTGGCGCGGGATGCGTTGATGGGAGAAAAGGAGCGTCTTCAGGTGACCCTGGCTTCCATCGGGGATGGGGTGGTGACCACGGATGCCACAGGCCGGATCACGTTTCTGAATGCCGAGGCCAGCCGTTTGACCGGGTGGAGTCGGCAGGAGGCGGAAGGGGTGGGGGTGGTGGGGGTGATGCATCTGATCGACGAACAGACCCGTCAGGAAGTGCTGAATCCCGTGCTGAAGGTGTTGTCCAGCGGTCAGACCATCGGCATGGTCAACCATACCCATACCATTCTGGTGGGGCGTCTCGGTTTGGAATATCCCATCGCCGATAGCGCCGCTCCCATCCGTCTGAGACACGATGGCGCCATTCTGGGTGTGGTGATGGTGTTTCGTGATCAGACCCAGGAGCGCATCCAGTGGAACGCCTTGCTGGAGGTCAGTCGTCAGGCGGAAGAGGCCAATCGGGCCAAGAGTGATTTCCTGGCCACCATGAGCCATGAGATTCGTACCCCGATGAATGTGGTTCTGGGCATGTCGGAGATGTTGCTGGAAACCGAACTGACGGAGAAACAGCGTCATTTTGCCCAGATCATGCACCATTCGGGCAAGGCTTTGCTGAGTGTGATCAACGATGTGCTGGATTTCGCCCGCATGGAGGCGGGCCGGATTCAACTGGTTTCCGAGCCGTTTTCTCCCAGGCAGGTGGTGGAGCAGACCGTACAGTTGATGCGGGTGAGCGCCCAGGAACGGGGATTGGCGTGTGTCGAGCAGATCGCCGCCGATCTGCCGGAGCGCATTTTCGGCGATGATGGACGGTTGCGCCAGATTCTGCTCAATTTATTGAGCAATGCGATCAAGTTCACCCATCAGGGTCGTGTGGAGTTGCAGCTTTCCTGGCATCCTGTGGAACCCGACAGCCTGTTGTTCGTGGTCCGGGACACGGGGATTGGCATCACGCCGGAACAGCAGCAGCATATTTTCGATGAGTTCATCCAGGCCGACGTGGGAATCACCCGGCGATACGGGGGCACGGGGTTGGGTCTGGCCATTTGCCGTCGGCTGGTGGAGTTGATGGGGGGGCGTATTTGGGTCGAAAGCTGGTTTGGTCACGGGAGTGCCTTCTTTTTTGTGCTGCCGGTGCGGATCGATCGGGGCCTGCTGGTCGCCAGTTCCGGGGAAGCCGAGGGGGACGATTCGGGAAAAACCGGGTTGAACATTTTGCTGGTGGACGATCAGGAGATCAACCGCATCGTTTTTGAAGGGTTTCTGACAAACGCTTCCCATCATCCGGTTTTGGTCCAGAGCGGCCAGGAAGCCATCGAACGGGTGCAGCAGGAGGCTTTCGATTTGGTGATCATGGATGTGCAGATGCCGGGCATGGACGGCTACAGCGCCACCCGGTGGATTCGTCGCTGGGAACAGGAGCAGGGACGCGCTCCCATGATCATCGTGGCCCTTACCGCCCATGATCGGGAGATCGCCTTGCGACAGAGCCGGGAAGCCGGGTGTGACGCCTGTTTGACCAAGCCGATCAGCCGCATCGCCTTGTTGCAGGCGGTGCAACGGTTTGCCCGGCGTCCGTGCGTGATTCCGGTCAGTCGGGGGTTGACCATTTTGTTGGCGGAAGACACCCGGGAGAATCAGATTTTGATTGAGGCCTATCTGACGCAGACTCCCCATACCCTGGTGATCGTCGAAGACGGGGTGGAGGCGGTGGCGCAGGTGCAGCAGGTGCGGTTCGACGTGGTGGTGATGGATGTCCAGATGCCCCGCATGGATGGTTACACCGCCATCCGTCAGATCCGACAATGGGAGCGGGAGCAGGGTCGCTCCCCGTTGCCGATCATCGCCTTGTCGGCCCATGCCATGAATGGCGAAGAGGAACGGTGCCGGGATGCGGGGGGGTCGCTGTATCTTTCTAAGCCGATTGGGAAAAGGGCGTTGCTGGAGGCGTTGCAGGGAGTGGTTCAGGCCGGGGATTGAACACGTCGATGATTCGGTCTGTCTTGTTGTGAGTGGAAACAGGCGCGTGACGATCCAGCCTGGCGGTTGACCCATGGGTTCATTAATAAAACGGAGATGTGCTGTTCATGATACGTTTGGTCCATGTGGTGTGGATGTTGACCGTGTTGTGGTGTGGTTTGGGGCCTGGGAACGGGTGGGCGGCCAACGGTGGAGTGGTGGAGCCGGTGGTTCGCAAGGCATGGCAGCCCGACGCGCAACAGCAGGCCTGGTTGGCGGCCCATCCCCGGATCCGGTTGGGGGATGACTTCGCATGGCCCCCTTTTGTGTTCATGGATGAGCAGAGGGAGTTCAGCGGGATCAGCGCCGGTTATGTGGCGGCCTTGTCCCGACGCCTGGGCGTCGCCATCGAACCGGTGCGGGGGTTGACCTGGGCACAGGTGATGGAACAGGTGAAAATCGGCCAGATCGATATGCTGCCGGCTGTGGTGCGTTCCAAGGAGCGGGAAGCCTTTCTGAATTTCACCAAGCCGTTCATCTCGTTTCCCGTGGTGATCGCCATTCATGCCGACGGGATGTTTGTCGCGGGTCTGGAGGGGCTGGCGGGTCGCCAAGTGGGGGTGGTGCGGGGTTACATCACCCATGAGTTGCTGGTTCGGGATTTTCCGTCCATTTCTTTGGTGTTGTTCGATAATCTCGCGGCAGGCCTGGAGGCGCTGGAAAACAGGAGCGTCGAGGCGGTGGTGGACAATCTGGGGGCCATCACCTACGAGACCCGGCATCTGCGTTTGGCGCACATCAAGATCGCGGCCCCCACGCCTTACACGTTTGAGCTTGCCATGGCCGTGCGCAAGGACTGGCCGGAACTGGTGTCACTCCTTGACCGGGGTCTGGCGGCCATGAGCGGTCAGGAAAAGGCGGCCATCGAAAACACCTGGTTGGCGGTTCAGGTGAATTTCGGGGTGGATCTGCACACCATGCTGTTGTGGGGGGTGCCCATCGGGGTGGCGTCGTTGCTGGTGATTGGGGTGGTGATGGTGTGGAACCGTAAACTCCAGAGTCAGATTGTCGAGCGTCGGCGGGTGCAAGACGAGCTGGAGGCGGCTTCCGCCCTGTTGACCCAGGAGATCGACGAACGGCGACAGATTCAGGATGAGCTGCAACGGGAACGGGACAAGCTCGCGGATGCCAAGGCGTTGGCCGAGAGTGCCAATCGGGCCAAAAGCGACTTTCTGGCAGCCATGAGCCATGAGATTCGCACCCCGATGAATGTGGTGCTGGGCATGTCGGAAATGTTGATGGAAACCGGATTGACGTCGCAACAGCGCCGTTTTGTCCAGACCATGCACCAGTCCGGCAAGGCACTGCTGGGGGTGATCAACGATGTGCTGGATTTTTCCCGCATCGAGGCGGGACGCTTCAATTTGGTGGAGGTGCCTTTTTCTCCCCGTTTGGTGTTGGAAGAGACGGTGCGGCTGATGCGTCTGGCCGCCGAGGAAAAGGGGCTGGTCTTGAAGGAGTCGGTCTCTCCGGCCATACCGGAGGTGGTGTCGGGTGACGACAGCCGGGTGCGTCAGGTGTTGATCAATCTGTTGGGCAATGCCATCAAGTTTACGGCATTGGGGGGTGTGGAGGCCCGACTGGCCTTGAATGCCGAAGCGCCGGACAGCATGGTGTTTTCCGTGATCGATACGGGCATCGGGATCACCGGCGAGCAGATCGAGCGGATCTTCGAGCCGTTCGTGCAGGCCGATGGAGGCATCACCCGGCGGTATGGGGGTACGGGTCTCGGATTGACCATCTGTCGCCGTCTGGTGGACATGATGGGGGGACGGATCTGGGTAGAGAGCCAGGTGGGGGAGGGGAGTGGATTTCATTTCACCCTGCCGGTGAGAGCGGTGGATTTTCCGGTGCCGGCAATTCTGTCCGAGGTCGCGCAGCCGGGGAATGACAATCCTGGATTGAGCATCCTGTTGGCCGAAGATGTGGAAGAGAATCGTATCTTGTTCGAGGCCTATTTGCAGGACGGCCCCCATCGGCTGGTGATGGTGGAAGACGGATTGGAGGCGGTGAACCGGGTTGGGCAGCAGAGGTTCGATGTGGTGGTGATGGATGTCCAGATGCCCAGGATGGATGGTTATACCGCCATCCGGCGCATCCGGGAGTGGGAGCGGGAGACCGGTGGGGTGCCGTTGCCGATCATCACCTTGTCCGCCCATGCCATGGAAGGGGAGATGGAACGCTGCCTGGAGGCGGGAGGAGACCTTTACCTTTCCAAACCCATCAGCAAAAAAATCCTGCTGGAGGCTTTGACGCGGATCGGAAACCACGGCTCCCCGGAATCGGAATCCTGAAAGGGCGTGAGCCTGTCCGGCAGGATCGGCCTTCATGCCGCGTGTGCGGTTTTTGTTTCGGTCTCGGTTTCGGTGTCCCAGGCGGGCATCGGTTCCACCGGCAGGGTGATTTCCACCTCCAGCCCCCTTTCCGGACGGTTGCGGACCGACAGTTCCCCTTTGTGGTCCCGCACCGCGCTGGTGGCGATGGCCAGACCCAGACCATGGCCGCCGCTGAGTCGATCCCGGGCCTCGCCGACCCGGAAGAATGGTTCGGTGAGCCGGGGCAGATCCGCTTCCGGCACCCCTGGCCCTTCATCTTTGACGACAATATGGGCCGTCGTTCCCCGACGGATCAGTTGCAGCGTGATGCGGGCTCCCGGGGGGGAGTGGCGCATGGCGTTGCGTACCACGTTTTCCACCGCCGAATGAATCGCTCCCCCGTCGGCCCACAGCATGGCCGGATCCAGGCCGAGAATGGTCAGGGGAGACTCCTCCCCGCCGCTTTCAAAGCGGGCGTCCGCCACCACCGCCTCCACCAACGCCCCCAGATCCACCAGGGACTCCTTGGGCACCTGATCCGGAGCCTCGGGCCGGGAGAGGCGGATGATCTGACCGATCAGGGTGTCGAGCCGGTCCAATTCCAGGTTCAGCCGTTGCCAATGCTCCCCGCGTACCCCGGAACTCTCCTGTTCCGCCAGCCCCAGAGCCACCCGCATCCGGGCCAGCGGAGAGCGCAACTCGTGGGAGACATCCCGCAATAGCCGTTTCTGTCCATGGAACAGCACCTCCAGCCGCTGGGCCATGAAATTGAAATCCCGTCCCAGATCATCCAGTTCGTCGGAGAACAGACGCCGCATCCCCGGTGCCCGGGTGGTCAGATCCCCTTCCGCCAGCCGCAGGGTGGCGCCTTGCAGGTGGCGCAGGGGGCGGGTGAAGTGGCGGGCCAGGGGAAACACCACCATGCCGCTGATCATCAGCACCACCACCGGAAAAAAAGGATATTCCCGCCATGCCAGCGACCAGGGGGAACGCATGGGGCCAAGGGCCACCCGATAGGCGTGGCCCTCGGGATCCCGGGTTTCCAAAGGCATGTGGGGCGGGGGTTCGTGGTGGGGTCCGGGACCGGGACGCCCCATGGAAAATGGCGATGTGGGGGGTGGCGGACGGTTGTCATGGCCCGGTTCGGGTCTGGGGCGTGACAAATGGCCGGGCAGAGGCCGACCCAGGATATCTTGATCGGCGCGCTCGAACACGATGATGTCATCGGTCTCCCGGTTGTTTTCCAGCAGGGACCGGGTTGCCGCCAGACCTTGGGTTTCCAGGAGGGTGGCCACCTGACGGCGTTTGCTCAGCATGCGTTCCATGTTGGCTTCCAGGAGGGGATCCAGATGATCCCGCAGATAGTGGCCGCCCCAGAAGAACACGCCTCCCAGCACCGACACCACCAACCAAAACGACAGGAACAGCTTGAGAAAGAAGCGCA encodes the following:
- a CDS encoding HAMP domain-containing protein, with translation MRFFLKLFLSFWLVVSVLGGVFFWGGHYLRDHLDPLLEANMERMLSKRRQVATLLETQGLAATRSLLENNRETDDIIVFERADQDILGRPLPGHLSRPRPEPGHDNRPPPPTSPFSMGRPGPGPHHEPPPHMPLETRDPEGHAYRVALGPMRSPWSLAWREYPFFPVVVLMISGMVVFPLARHFTRPLRHLQGATLRLAEGDLTTRAPGMRRLFSDELDDLGRDFNFMAQRLEVLFHGQKRLLRDVSHELRSPLARMRVALGLAEQESSGVRGEHWQRLNLELDRLDTLIGQIIRLSRPEAPDQVPKESLVDLGALVEAVVADARFESGGEESPLTILGLDPAMLWADGGAIHSAVENVVRNAMRHSPPGARITLQLIRRGTTAHIVVKDEGPGVPEADLPRLTEPFFRVGEARDRLSGGHGLGLAIATSAVRDHKGELSVRNRPERGLEVEITLPVEPMPAWDTETETETKTAHAA